GAGCATTTGCCATCACCCAAAAACCCCTCTCACCAACCATAGGGAGGCGAGCAAGATTGAGGTTTGTGATCGCCTTTCCGTAGTATCCGATCACAGCAAGTGAAGCATCAGTAATGCTCAAACCCTGGAGACAGACCTTGGCAAGCGAGGCCGTCGAAGAACAGATGAGGCCGGATACACCCTGGTCACCAACATGTGCACAATTCTTGATGTTTACTGCCTGCAGCTTCGGGCAGCACCGGCCAATAGCCCTGAGGCCTTCATTGGCAACGCCAGAGCAAGCCTCAATGGTCAGTGTCTTCAACTCCGGGCAACCCTGAGCAACTGCGGCGAGGCCCTTGTCGGTGATCAGCGGGCAGCCAGTGATGTCGAGCTTCTCCAGCGAGGGGCACCCGGCGGCGATCTCAGCAAGCCCCGCATCCGTGACCTGCGGCACATCCCACAGGGCAAGCGAACGGAGCGACGGGCTCCCACGGGCAACCGCAGAGAGACCGCTGTCGGTGACGCCGCGTGTCGGGTGGCTTCCCCGGATAACAACGCTCTTCAGGTGGGAGTTGGCAACGGCCGCCGCAGTGAGAGCGACATCCGTGGCGCCCTCGCCCTCGAGGCTCCTCTCGGAGCAGCCCGGGCGCGGCGAAAGAGcggcctcgtcctcgtcctcgccgacgAACACCTGGTTGAGGTCCGGCACGGCCGGGGCCTCGGCCCGCTTGATCTCCGACGCGCGGATGCCGCCGAGGAGCGCGAGCCACCGGCGGGACACGCACGCGGACGCGccccgggcgcgggcgccCTGCACGCGGCGCAGGATCTCGAAGAGGCACTCGTCCGGGAGCGCGTCCAGGGACGGCGTCTCCCTCAGCTTCTGCTTcttagccgccgccgccgccgccgccaccgcggcgTAGACGCAGGGGGGCACGGCCGTGACGCGCGCGCGCTTCCGCTGCCGCACGCCGTCGAACAgagaggccgccgccggctccagGACAAGCAGCCCACCATCTACAAACCAAGCGCACACATAATAAGCACCCCGAACAAAAAACAGGAAATCTACAGCCGCTGCTACAACAAGTCAACAAAATCGGAAAATCCTCCAGATCTCCGCCCAAAACAACCGGATGCTTACCTCGGTAGTCATGGAACGGAGGCATGTCGATCGACGACGAGAACGAACAACGAACAGCGAAGTAACGAACAGCAGCAAATCCGGCGATGTGAAACCCCTATCACAGGGGAAAAAATGGCGGAGGGAGGAGCGGGGGGAGGGGAAAGGGGAAATTGGGGTGGCTTGTGATGGTGGGTTGGGAAGGAGGAGCGGGTGCTGGTTCTTCTTATGTGGATGGTGGCCCGGGGCAGATTCCTGGCGCGCCTCTGGTTGCCCAAGTTGACGCCAAGGATTTGCTGGGATTCAATGAATCTCACGGGGTCAAGGGGGGAAGGAAGGCTGTACACTGTACCGCTGCCTGtgatgtgcatgcatgcatgcacctgtTTCTCTACTGTGCTGGCACGCTCCACtgagttgttttcttttttcttttctcaaaacCGAGGACGAAGGTTGTTTCAGGGTTTGGACGGATGCGAGAAATTATGAAAATTACAGACTGTATTAAAATGGGGAATTTGAATTAATTGGAGGTACTCGCTATGTATGGTTATATACTGTTTGCAGAGAGTTTCAGTTTGTGGTCTCTTTGAGTAAGATGGTAACTTCTAATACATGGTTTTTTATTCACATTCATGTAATTTGTCATACAAAGATGGTTTTAATACATGGTTTTCTTAAGATGGGTTTAATACAAATTAAGTTGTCTTTGATTAAGATGGTTTTAATACATGGTTTTTTTTATTCACATTCATGTAATTTGTCATACAAAATTTCCATATTAATACTATTGTTCTGCAATAAAGTTTTGAATGATTTAAACCTCAGTGGATT
This is a stretch of genomic DNA from Brachypodium distachyon strain Bd21 chromosome 1, Brachypodium_distachyon_v3.0, whole genome shotgun sequence. It encodes these proteins:
- the LOC100838452 gene encoding EIN3-binding F-box protein 1, translated to MPPFHDYRDGGLLVLEPAAASLFDGVRQRKRARVTAVPPCVYAAVAAAAAAAKKQKLRETPSLDALPDECLFEILRRVQGARARGASACVSRRWLALLGGIRASEIKRAEAPAVPDLNQVFVGEDEDEAALSPRPGCSERSLEGEGATDVALTAAAVANSHLKSVVIRGSHPTRGVTDSGLSAVARGSPSLRSLALWDVPQVTDAGLAEIAAGCPSLEKLDITGCPLITDKGLAAVAQGCPELKTLTIEACSGVANEGLRAIGRCCPKLQAVNIKNCAHVGDQGVSGLICSSTASLAKVCLQGLSITDASLAVIGYYGKAITNLNLARLPMVGERGFWVMANALGLQKLRCMSVTSCPGVTELALVSIAKFCPSLRQLYLRKCSQLSDGLLKDFAESAKVLENLQIEECNRVTLMGILAFLLNCSPKFKALSLVKCIGIKDICSAPAQLPVCKSLRSLTIKDCPGFTDASLAVVGMICPHLENVDLSGLAAVTDNGLLPLIKSSESGLIHVDLNGCENLTDASISALVKAHGNSLTHLSLEGCSKISDASLFAISESCCELAELDLSNCMVSDYGVAVLASAGQLKLRVLSLSGCFKVTQKSVPFLGSMPVSLEGLNLQFNFIGNHNIASLEKQLWWCDILA